Within the Stenotrophomonas maltophilia genome, the region GTCTGTGGGCACGTGGCTTCGCCAGCCATGGCCGCATCGATGCCGATGCCGGCGTGGCCGGGATGAGCCATACCGTGGGCGGCATCGTGGTCGGTGCCGATGCGCGCCTGGCCGATGACCGTGTCGGCCTGGGCGTGAGCGTGGCGGCCGCGGACATGTCGACCAAGGCCCGTGGCGCCTCCCGCTTCACCGGCGACGTGCGTGCGCTGGATGTGGGCGGTTATCTGGACGCGATCTACGCGCGCGGTTATCTGTCCGCGGCGGTGCGCTACACCGACCTGCGCCACGACACCCGGCGCAGCATCGCCGGCATCGAGGGCCTGCAGGATCCGCTGCGTGCGAAGTACAGCAACGATGCGATCTCTGCGCGGGTGGAACATGCGTTCTCCTTCACCCGCGGCAAGGGCGTGGTGATCCAGCCGCTGCTGCCGGTGGTGGACTACGCGCGCACCTCCGCGACGCGGTTCAACGAAGGGCAGGGCGTGGCGGCGCTGGCCGGGCGTGGCGGCAGCCTGGAGAGCATCCGGGTCGGTGCGGGCCTGCAGCTGTTCAAGACCTTCGAGGGCAACAACGGCGAGCGCATCACCCCGCGGGCGCGGGTGGTGTGGCAGAAGGAGCTGGGGGATACGCAGGCCCGCTACAGCACCGGCTTTGCGGCGGCGCCGGATCTGGTGTTCGGCAGCAACAGCCAGACGGTGGGCGAACAGGTGCTGAGCTGGAACCTGGGTGTGACCAGCCGGGCCAGCGAGCGCCTGTCGGTGATGGTCGACTATGTGGGCGAGCGCCGCGACGGCCAGCTGCAGAATGGTGTGCAGCTGGGCCTGGGTTACCGGTTCTGAGTGGCCGGCGGCACCGGCGATGCCCGCATCGCCGGTGCCATCCCAGGACGCACGCTGCTGCGGTATGGTTCGGCATGGAATTCCACCCAGGCCCCTCCATGCAGATCGCAGTCTTCAGCGCCCGGCCCTATGATCGCCGCTTTCTTGACGAGGCCAATCAACGCGGCGCCGCAGAACAGGATTTCGCGTTCGTCTACTTCGATGCCGCGCTCGACCTGCATACCGCCACGCTGGCACAGGGCTGCGACGCCGTCTGCGTGTTCGTCAATGATCGTCTTGATGCCCCTGTGCTGCAGGCCCTGCACGCTCAGGGCGTGCGCGCCGTGCTGCTGCGGTGCGCCGGCTTCAACAACGTCGATCTCGCCGCTGCGACGTCGCTGGGCCTGTTCGTCGCGCGCGTGCCGGCCTACTCACCTGAGGCCGTCGCCGAGCATGCACTGGCCCTGGTGATGACCCTCAACCGGCAGACACATCGCGCCTACAACCGCGTGCGCGAAGGCAACTTCATGCTCGATGGCCTGCTTGGGCACACCCTGCATGGCCGCACCGTCGGCATCGTCGGCACCGGCAAGATCGGTCTGGCGACGGCGCGCATCTTCAAGGGCCTGGGCTGCACGGTGCTGGGCCATGATCCCTGTCCATCGGCATCCTTCGTCGGGCTGGGAGAAAACGTGGCTCTGGCCGAGCTGTTGTCCCGCGCCGACATCGTGTCGCTGCACTGCCCATTGACGGCGGACACCCATCACCTGATCAACGATGCGTCGCTGGCGCAGATGAAAGCGGGTGCCATGCTGGTCAACACCTCGCGTGGCGGTCTGGTCGATACCCATGCGGTCATCCGCGCGCTGAAATCACGCCGGCTGGGCCACCTGGCAATTGATGTCTACGAGCAGGAAAGCGCGCTGTTCTTCCAGGATCTCTCCGGGGAAATCATCGACGATGAAGCATTCCAGCGCCTGATGACCTTCCCCAACGTACTGGTGACCGGCCATCAGGGCTTCTTCACCGTGGAGGCCCTGCAGGAGATCTCGGCGATCACGCTGGGCAACCTGGCGGATTTCGCAGCCGGGCGGGCATGCGCGAACCGGGTGGAGGCAGGCTGACCGAGGGTGGATTGACCACCGGGCAGGGGAGCCCGTAAAATCGCGTGCTCGGCCGGAATAGCTCAGTTGGTAGAGCGGCGCATTCGTAATGCGTAGGTCGCAGGTTCGACTCCTGTTTCCGGCACCATGTTTGATGAAAAGCCCCGGCCCTGGTCGGGGCTTTTTTGTGTCTGGTGGCGCCGGGCCATGCCCGGCGGAATACGAGTTCCCCAGCAGTGCCAGCCCCATGGCGGGCAGCCCGCAGCTTCCGAGCCTCGCGACCCGCTGGCCCCTCCGGCTTCCCAGGCGCTTAGCTCCTCGCACAGTTCCTGACGTGGCAACCGCAGCCGGTCATTCCTGTGCTATGAATACCCAGCCTTGCTTCAAGGCTCTTTCAGGGATTGGAAGGATGCGCAGGTTCGGGGGAACTGCGGGCGGTGTGTCGACCCGCTTCAGGGGGTTTGAAGATCGAATTCGGAAGCTGGGGGCATTGGGCGCCTGGCTGTGCTGCGTGCTGCTGCTCGGCCTTGGCGTGTCGCCAGCCGCAATTGCCCAGACGACGGTGACGTACATCCACACGGACGCGCTGGGCTCGGTCGTGGCCGAGAGCGATGCCAACGGCAACGTGATCAAGCGCTATGACTACGAGCCTTACGGTGCTGTGGTCGGTGGTCAGGTCACGGATGGCCCGGGGTATACCGGGCATGTGAGCGACTCGGCCACCGGGCTGAGCTACATGCAGCAGCGGTACATGGATCCGCAGTTGGGTGTGTTCCTGTCGGTGGATCCGGTGACGGCCTATGAACAGCCGGTGGGGCAGTTCAATCGATATCGGTATGCAAACGGCAATCCGTACAAGTTCACTGATCCGGACGGGAGGCAGAGTTGGAGTGACTTCCAGACCGGCTTTGAGAACGGAACACTTAACGCCTCCCGATACGAGCACGGATTTCCGTTGCATGCCAATTGGGCTGAGCAAACTGGCTATGCCATTGGTTCCGGTATCGTCAAGGGCGGGCAGTCCCATGCTGGTGGCATTCGAGCGCCGCCCCTGCGTATGCAGCCACCCCGGACTGGGACTGTTACAGTTGGCGCGCCATCTGGCCGGAACACAAACAAATTGCGACCGGACGCCAATGCAGAGGGCGCACACTCTGTCCTAAAGCGTGGTGAGGATGGCAATATCAGCAATACTGCCACTTACCAGCCAAATCCGAACAATCCGTCCGGCTTCCAAGAGGTAAAGCGTGTCGACGTAACCGGAAAGGCTCATACCAATCCTGATGGATCCATCATTGCCACACCTCATGTGAAAGAGGCAGGGCAAAAGGGGGTGCGTCCGGCGCTCCCAGAAGAGCTGCCAAAGCGGAACTGAGATTATTTATGGACACTGCGATTGCGCTTTTGCAAAAATGGTACTCGAATCACTGTGACGAAGATTGGGAGCATTCCTACGGTATCAAGATAGACACTTTGGATAACCCAGGGTGGATTCTCACTGTCGACCTGGTTGACACGGAGTTGAGTGAATATTCGCTGCCCAGAACGCGCATTGATCGTTCGGAAGTAGATTGGATTCAGTCCGAGATTTCGGATGGGCGCTATATCGCTTGCGGTGGAGTGCTCAACCTGGAGGAGATCGTGCTTCAGTTTTTGAACTTCGCCGAGGGTCCCCGCGTCGACAGTCAGGATGCGCGAACCGACGGCGTAGGGCAGTAGGTTTTTTCGTTCAGTGTTCGGAGCAAGTTTGTGCTCTGTCGTCGCAGACATTAGGCATCGTCAGCGGACGATCCTCATCCAAACATCCCCTCGCATCCTGTCCTAAGTTGGCTCTATCGCCACTCACGGACAACCCGCCCGATGTCATCCGCCCTCACCAAACGCATCGTTCTCAGGGCTGAACCCCGGGATCGCCCCTGCGAGGTCAGGGACGCTCAGGTTCGCGGCCTGATCCTGCGTGTGCAGCCTTCAGGGCATAAGGCTTGGATCGTGACCTGGGCGCACGGTAAACGTCGTACCTTAGGTTCGGTCGAGCACTTGACGCTCGACCAGGCCCGCGACCAAGCCCGGCAAGCGGTCGCTGAATACGTTCAGTCCGGATTGCCGGCACTCGCAAAGTCCAAGCCCACTAGCTGCACGCTCGAAACACTGCTCAACGAGCATTTCGAGCCTTGGGCGATAGCTGAGCTCAAGGGTGGTCGTCAGTACCCGGACCGCATCCGATCAGTGTTCCCGTGGCTGCTGCGTCGTCAGATCATCGAAATTGACGTGCCCACAATGGAGCGATGGTGGCGCGGTCGTGTCACTGGCCCCGATGCAGTCACCAAGGCTACCGCAGCGCGCGACTTTGCTTGCCTGCGGTCTGCCTTGTCTCGGGCCGTTGAGTGGAAGCTGATCGAGACTAACCCCCTCATGGGCATGCGTCAGCGATCAGCAGCTAGCCGCAAGGTGGTTCGGTTCCTGTCCCCTGATGAGGAGGCGATGCTCCGGGCCTCGCTGGCAGCGCGCGATCTAGCTGGGGTTGAGGGGAGGGCGAACGCGAATGCGGCCCGACGTAAGTACCGGCAAGCGGTTCTGCCTGACTTGCCGATGGACGGCTATGTCGATCACCTGACTCCGGTGGTCCTTACAGCCATCAATACCGGCATGCGGCGGGGTGAACTGCTATCGATGACATGGGCGGACATCAACTGGGAAGCCAAGATGCTGACCATTCGAGCCGAGAACGCCAAGTCCGGTAGGCAGCGTCACATCCCGCTAAACGTCGAAGCCATGGAAGTCCTGCAGCGTTGGGCTAGACAAGCGGGCGAGCGCCGTGCGGGCAAGGTCTTCGACGTGACGGACATCAAGAAGGGGTGGGGCAACCTCATAGCCGATGCCCGCATCGAAGAATTCCGGTCAATCGCTATCGGTATGCGAACGGCAATCCGTACAAGTTCACAGATCCGGATGGACGTGCAGTCACTTGTAACGAGAATCGATGTTCTGGTGAGGTGAACACCATCGCTGATGCTCTGGCGCTTCCTGCAATTCTGACGATAGCGTACGGGGGGAGATTAGTCTCAAATGCAATTGATTCCATCCAGCGGAGTGAAGGGGCTGATCCGACCGACTCCACGGAGGGGGAAGGGGGAAAGCAGGCGCCCGATAGCGTAGCTGGACTACGTGGTGAATCGACTATTGAAAATGTCACTACCCGAGGCACCCGGGTATGGGATAGAGGAGCCGAATCAGATCAGAAAGCAAAGGATTTTGACGCGCTGGGTCCCAAGGATGTCGACACAAAGGCAAACGGAACTCGTGTTGGGCAATTGGAGGATGGAAGTCGAGTGATTGACAGGAACTACTCCAAGGATGGACGGCCGACGCTGGAGATTCGGCGCCAGGACGGTCGAACCACTGATGAGTTTAGATATGGGAAGAACCCATGATTGGACAGCGTTCTGCAGATTTTGAAGAGTGGCGACCTGACGGAATGGACGGGGATCACTCGTGGGATGTCGGGGAAGTTAGATATTCGATTGACGGATCTATGGCTATAGATTTGTTCGAGAACACGGGAAGGAAGGCGTGGATTCTGATTTTCGCAACGCCCTTGGCCGTTCGAATTACTCAGGAGGGAAGTCTCCAGGAATACTGGGAGTCAGGCGTAGTGGTGGCCGGGCATAACCTGATGCGTGCAACCAGCTCATCGTTGTTGACGTGGTTGGAGAATTCGAGCGGTGGCGTTCATTCTTCGGGAAATATGGCGCATTATGCGGTCTTCTCCGACGATGTCTGCGTTGAAGTTCTCTCGCGTGTCGTGCCTTCTCTGATGCCTGCAGATGCCTAGATGAGGACGATCCTCATCCAATCAACGCCTGGCATCCTGTCCTAATTTGGCGCTATCGCCACTTACGGACGCTCCGCCCAATGTCATCCGCCCTCACCAAGCGCATCGTTCTCACAGCAGAACCCCGAGATCGCCCCTACGAGCTCAGGGACGCTCAGGTTCGCGGCCTGATTCTGCGAGTGCAACCCTCGGGCCACAAAGCTTGGATCGTGACCTGGGCGCACGGTAAGCGTCGTACCTTGGGGTCGTTGAGCTTCTGACACTTGATCAGGCCCGCGACCAAGCCCGGCAAGCCGTTGCTGAGTACGTTTGGACTGCCACAAGCAATTGCACGGGAGAGATTAGCAATGAATGAGACGACCATAGCTAAAGATGGTGAGAACGAGACTGCGGTGCCGCAAGCTTGGCGGCCCACGCTCGCAGCCATCGTTGATGCTCTGATTCAAGGTGGCGAACCATCGCTACCGCAGGTAACCCTTCAGGCCCCAGATGTGTGGGCAAGCGCGCTAGAGAACATTCGCGCGTATGGCGCACACTTGAAAAGGCTGCCAGATGAGTCCTGGAACTCTTCCGTCTGCATCTGGTATGGAGATTTTTGGAATGTTCTGGTTGATCTTTACACAGAAGAAGAGGGGAGGAGTGACCTAGTGCTTCAGGCTCACGTGTACGAAGTTGGTGATGGGTATCGATACGAGGTGATTTTGGTATGCGTGCCGTAGAACCTGAAGGTCTGTTCGAATTTCATCGGTTTTCAAATTAAGTAGTGACTTAATTGGCGGCTACATGGGGCGGGGCTGTGCACTGTGGACGATCCTCATCCAAACACCGCCTTGCATCCTGTCCTAAGTTGGTTCTATCGCCATTTGCGGACGCTCCGCCCAATGTCATCCCCCCTCACCAAGCGCATCGTTCTCACAGCTGAGCCCCCGAGAGCGCCCCCATCGTCCCGGCGGCAACGGTCCATGCCGGTTCGCTCGTCCGGAGTCGGGATCATCCGGTCAGTCGCGAGCTGCTTAGATCGCTCGCCAAGTTCAGTCGGCTGGGTTCGTAATGCGTAGGTCGCAGGTTCGACTCCTGTTTCCGGCACCATGTTTGATGAAAAGCCCCGGCACTGGTCGGGGCTTTTTTTGTGTCTGGTAGCGCCGGGCCATGCCCGGCGGAATGCGAGTTCCCCAGCAGTGCCAACCCATGGCGGGAAGCCGCAATTTCCGAGTCTCGCGGCCTACTCGTCCCTCCGGCTTCCCGAGCGCTTGGCTCCTCGCACTGTTCCTGACGTGGCAACCGCGGCCGGTCATTCCTGTGCTATGAATACCCAGCCTTGCTTCAAGGCTCTTTCAGGGATTGGAAGGATGCGCAGGTTCGGGGGAACTGCAGGCGGTGTGTCGGCCCGCTTCAGGGGATTTGAAGAGCGATTTCGGAAGTCGGGGGCATTCGGCGCCTGGCTGTGCTGCGTGCTGCTGCTCGGCCTTGGCCTGTCGCCAGCCGCAATTGCCCAGACGACGGTCACTTACATCCACACGGATGCCTTGGGCTCGGTTGTGGCCGAAAGCGATGCCAACGGCAACGTGATCAAGCGCTATGACTACGAGCCTTACGGTGCTGTGGTCGGTGGTCAGGTCACGGATGGCCCGGGGTATACCGGGCATGTGAGCGACTCGGCCACCGGACTGAGCTACATGCAGCAGCGGTACATGGATCCGCAGTTGGGTGTGTTCCTGTCGGTGGATCCGGTGACGGCATATGAGCAGCCGGTAGGGCAGTTCAATCGGTATCGCTATGCCAACGGGAATCCGTACAAGTTCACTGATCCTGATGGACGGCAGGCGATCCCGATGCCGGCCCCTTACATCCTTCCCATCCCGGTTCCCAACCCTGGTGGAAACATCCAGCGCAGTGAGGATACATCCGGGGGGAATCGCGAGAGCGGGCCAAGTGGAAGGCCAACTTCGAGGCCCACTGAACGTCCCGCAGGTCGGGATACAGTGCGGCGGGGGCGAGACGGGCAGCCAATACCCAATCGTTTCCCCGACCGACCACTACCCACTAAGCCCAATGGTGAGCCTGCACCAGAACCGGATGCGGCTGGCCCGCATACGCAACTGGGGCAGCGAGATGGTAGAAATGGAAAGTACGACCAGGCGAGAGAATTCGACGGTCACGGGAGGCCGGTAAAGACTATTGATTTTACTGACCACGGTCGGCCGGGCAGTCATACGAACCCGCACGAACATCCTTATGAGCCGAGTGCTACCGGGGGCACTCCTTCACGCGGACCCGCGCGGCCGCTTAACGGAGGCGGATAGTCATGACCGTAAACGCTTGGGACTTCCCAATCACGGGAGACAGGGTAGTTGAGGCGTTAAGAGATAACTTCAGCACGAATGATATTTGGCTGCTATCGCATTTGGATGTCCCTTCGGGAGCGGAGTCAAAAGCGACCTTGGGTCATCTTCGAGAGCGGATGGTGAACAGGCCGTTAGAGGTGTCGACGGGTGATCTGTGCGATGCGCTTGCTGGTGCGCCGCAAGTATGGGTACTGGACATCCGGCTATCATCCGACCACGAAGTTCAGCTCTACATTGAAGATGGTGAGGTATTTGAGGAGAGTCTGGACAGGATGGTCGGAACCGGAAATATCGCTGGACCGACAGACCCGGGACTGAGATGAAATGTAGGTTCGACTCCTGTTTCCGGAGTTGGGCTTGTCCCCGTAGTAGGGGATGGGGCTGGGAAGCTGATAAAAGGCGCCGACAACATAGCGGATGGAGTTAGGTTGAATAAGCAACTTGGCAGCGAGCAGCAGCTTGGCGAGCTGATATCAGGCGAAGGGCGGGTCATAGCTGGCGGTAATGGTAGCGTCGGATTACGGGACTCGCCGCGCCTTAGCGCTGTTCATGGAGGGCAGGCATCAGATTGGACCAAGGTGTCGAGCTCATCGCATAAGGCGCCAGATGGTCAGCAGTTTTCTACCCACGCATATCGAAATCAGACGAGCGGACAAGTCGTTGAGCCAAAAACAAAGTTGATTGAAGAGGGGAAGTAGGTCATGCGAGTTAAAGTTATTGATGATTGGGAGAGCGTTCTCGCTGACCTTGGCGCAGAGGGTAAGGTGAAGCCGAAACTGTTCGTGGCTCGTGGAAAAGAGTACACGGTTTATGGGCTCAGTTTGCATCGTAGTTCAAGTGTGTATAGAGCGGGGGCGCTAATCTGTCAGCTGGTCGATGATTATGGGAATCTTATCTTCGCGCCGATTGGCGTATTTGATGTAATTGATGGAGCAATTCCGGATTTCTGGCGGATCGAAGTTCGCGATGGTGACGTTCTTATTTGGCCAGATATTTTCTACAAAGACTTCTTCTTCGACGACTTGTCAGATGGTGTTCCGGAGTGCGTCGCGGCCTTCCGAAATCTGCAGTCACTGATGGGAAATACTGGCTGACTGGTTTCCCGTATAGATAGGAGAACAAGGTTGAGGGCTTCGATGCAAAGGCTGGCGGAGCACGTTTGCTGCGGACGATCCGCATCCAATCACCGCCTCGCATCCTGTCCTAAGTTGGCCGGTAATCTCCCCGTAGGTCGGCAGCATTGATAAATGGAATTTTCTCGTAATCTAATCCAGAGGAGATCCCATGAAAATTCACTATTCGCCGATAGCCATATTGGACCGGTCAGGACTTCGCGCATGAACGGTGATAGCTACGAGCTTCTGGCCATAATTGTGGAGACAGGGCTTCTCGGATCTGCTAGCGAATTGGCTCCTGGCTTGCTGGACCGCTACTGGTCGGGCGAAGTAAGTGTGCCCTCGGCTATCGATGCCGACATTGCTTCCTATCTTTCGCAACACGACGTAGGGGCTCTTGCAAGAGCATCAACGTGGATTGCAAGGAATCATGTCCTTTCCGGGCAGATGCCCAAGCAACACTTGAGCATGGTGCGGTGGCTGTTTGAGAATGGCTATGTTGATCGGCTCGATCTACTGAACCTGCTGGCGCTGCTTTCACTTGGACCGCTGGATGAAGCCGGATTGGAGATCGCCTTGCTCTCCAAAGAAGCACTGGACGAAGGTCGGCTGGAGGGAGGCTTGAAGCTGATAGAGCCAATGCTACTGGCCTATAGCCCTTCGCTATGATGGATGCGTAGGTCGCAGGTTCGACTCCTGTTTCCGGCACCATGTTTGATGAAAAGCCCCGGCCCTGGTCGGGGCTTTTTTGTGTCTGGTGGCGCCGGGCCATGCCCGGCGGAATGCGAGTTTCCCAGCAGTGCCAACCCATGGCTGGCAGCCCGCAGCTTCCGAGCCTCGCGACCCGCTGGCCCCTCCGGCTTCCCGGGCGCTTGGCTCCTCGCACAGTTCCTGACGTGGCAACCGCAGCCGGTCATTCCTGTGCTATGAATACCCAGCCTTGCTTCAAGGCTCTTTCAGGGATTGGAAGGATGCGCAGGTTCGGGGGAACTGCGGGCGGTGTGTCGACCCGCTTCAGGGGGTTTGAAGATCGAATTCGGAAGCTGGGGGCATTGGGCGCCTGGCTGTGCTGCGTGCTGCTGCTCGGCCTTGGCGTGTCGCCAGCCGCAATTGCCCAGACGACGGTGACGTACATCCACACGGACGCGCTGGGCTCGGTCGTGGCCGAGAGCGATGCCAACGGCAACGTGGCCAAGCGCTATGACTACGAGCCTTACGGTGCTGTGGTCGGTGGTCAGGTCACGGATGGCCCGGGGTATACGGGGCATGTGAGCGACTCGGCCACCGGGCTGAGCTACATGCAGCAGCGGTACATGGATCCGCAGTTGGGGGTGTTCCTTTCTGGTGTCAAGCTCTTCTCATAAGGCGCCAGATGGTCAGCAGTTTTCCACCCACGCATATCGGAATCAGTCGAGCGGGCAGGTTGTTGAGCCAAAAACAAAGCTCATTGAAGAGGGGAAGTAGCTCAATGCGAGTTAAAGTTATCGATGAATGGGAGAGCGTTCTCGCTGGTCTCGGCGCAGAGGGCAAGCTGAAGCCTCGATTGTCCGTGACTCGCGGGAGGGAGTACACGGCTTATGGGCTTAGCCTGCATGAAGCCTCATCTGTGTATCGGGCAGGCGTACTTACTTGTCAGCTGGTCAGCGATCATGGGAATCTGATTTTTGCGCCGGTTGATATATTCTCAGTGACTGATGGAAAACTCCCGGACTGTTGGAGGGTTGAAATTCTTGGTGGCAGCGTCCTTATCTGGCCAGATATTTTCTACAGAGAGTTCTTCTTCGAAGATCTGTCAGATGGCGTTCCGGAGTGCGTCGCGGCCTTCCGACATCTGCAGTCGCAGCTGGAAGATGCGGGCTGAATGAATTGTCTGAAATAGTAAAAGGAAGGGAAGGACATCGATACAAAGGCTGACGGGGCACGTTGGTCGCGGACGATCCGCATCCAGACATCGCCTCGCATCCTGGCGTAAGTTGGGCCCATCGCCGCTTACGGACAATTCTCCCGATGTTGTCCGCTCTCACCAAATGCATCGTTCTCGCGGCTGGGCCAAGGATAGACCTGCGAGCTCAGGGGCGCTCAGGTTAGGTTCGTGGCCTGATCCTGAGAGTGCAGACCTCTGGCCACAAGGCTTGGATCTTCACCTGGGCGCAAGGGAAGCGCCGCACCTTGGGCTCCGTCGAACGCCTGACGCTTGAACAAGCTGCGACCAGGCTCGGCAAGCTGATGCGTAGATCGCAGGGCTCTTGTTTCTGATGCCCGCTGTAATGAAGATCCCTGGCCCCGGTCGGGGATTTCTGTTTTGGGGTGCCGGTGGTGCGGGCCCAGGCTCGACGGCCGTGGTGGCTGGCAGCCGCGGCCACCAAGGCCGCGCCGGGAGCCTGCCGACACGCCTCGCTGCGATGTGGCGCGATTCGCCGCCCGACTGGGGGTGAGGGCGACCTTCGGCCGTTAGTGCTTCCTGTCGTCGGCCACAGGCGCGACGGATGGCACTGCGACGTCCAGTGGCCCTGCATCGGCGGGGGCGTTGGCGGGGCGGCACTCTCTCGAACACAGGTAACCCGCATGTCGAACTCGTCGATCTCCCCCCTCACTTCCCGGTCCAGGCTGAGCATGGCGATGTCGTTCGCTCTGATGGCGGGACTCTCCACGCTCGATGCGCAGGCAAGCACCTTCCATCTTAACGGCGACACGATCTACTACTCCGGCGGCGTCGAGAGCAGCGATCCCAGGACCTTGGAGCGCATTCTCAGCGCGGCGAACCGGCAGGGACGGACCATCCGCCAGATCGTCTTCCGCAATTCACCCGGTGGTGCTGCCAGCGGTGGCGTTGGCATGGGCGAGGTCATCCGTCGCAATGGCCTGGATACCGTGCTGGACGGTGGTTGCTACTCGGCGTGTGCCGATGCGTTCGTCGCCGGTGTCAATCGTCGGATCACCCGCTTCGCCCTGCCGGTGTATGACGGTTACGACATGACCGTGCTGGGGATCCATGGCGAAGCCCGGGATGGTGTTCCCACGCCGTACCCGGGCCAGGAGAAGTACATCCAGTACTACCGGGACATGTTTGGCGCCAGGGACTTTGCCGTCATTGAAGGCCGGATCACCCAGGCCCACTACGAACTGACGGAAAGCTCCGGGTTCCTGCGCTATTTCGATCCGGCCACGATGGCCATCGCGACCCGCTTCTGCCCGACCCGCGACACCAGCGACGACGGTGGCTGCACGGCCTATCCGGACGTGACGCTGTTCAGCGACAGGGTGGCGACCTCGATGGACTATGCAACGACCAACGATGTCCTGATCATCGATGGCAAGCGGGTGAGCGGAAACATCAATCCGGCATTCGATCCCGCGCAGTTCT harbors:
- a CDS encoding RHS repeat-associated core domain-containing protein yields the protein MNTQPCFKALSGIGRMRRFGGTAGGVSTRFRGFEDRIRKLGALGAWLCCVLLLGLGVSPAAIAQTTVTYIHTDALGSVVAESDANGNVIKRYDYEPYGAVVGGQVTDGPGYTGHVSDSATGLSYMQQRYMDPQLGVFLSVDPVTAYEQPVGQFNRYRYANGNPYKFTDPDGRQSWSDFQTGFENGTLNASRYEHGFPLHANWAEQTGYAIGSGIVKGGQSHAGGIRAPPLRMQPPRTGTVTVGAPSGRNTNKLRPDANAEGAHSVLKRGEDGNISNTATYQPNPNNPSGFQEVKRVDVTGKAHTNPDGSIIATPHVKEAGQKGVRPALPEELPKRN
- a CDS encoding 2-hydroxyacid dehydrogenase, whose protein sequence is MQIAVFSARPYDRRFLDEANQRGAAEQDFAFVYFDAALDLHTATLAQGCDAVCVFVNDRLDAPVLQALHAQGVRAVLLRCAGFNNVDLAAATSLGLFVARVPAYSPEAVAEHALALVMTLNRQTHRAYNRVREGNFMLDGLLGHTLHGRTVGIVGTGKIGLATARIFKGLGCTVLGHDPCPSASFVGLGENVALAELLSRADIVSLHCPLTADTHHLINDASLAQMKAGAMLVNTSRGGLVDTHAVIRALKSRRLGHLAIDVYEQESALFFQDLSGEIIDDEAFQRLMTFPNVLVTGHQGFFTVEALQEISAITLGNLADFAAGRACANRVEAG
- a CDS encoding RHS repeat-associated core domain-containing protein, which translates into the protein MRRFGGTAGGVSARFRGFEERFRKSGAFGAWLCCVLLLGLGLSPAAIAQTTVTYIHTDALGSVVAESDANGNVIKRYDYEPYGAVVGGQVTDGPGYTGHVSDSATGLSYMQQRYMDPQLGVFLSVDPVTAYEQPVGQFNRYRYANGNPYKFTDPDGRQAIPMPAPYILPIPVPNPGGNIQRSEDTSGGNRESGPSGRPTSRPTERPAGRDTVRRGRDGQPIPNRFPDRPLPTKPNGEPAPEPDAAGPHTQLGQRDGRNGKYDQAREFDGHGRPVKTIDFTDHGRPGSHTNPHEHPYEPSATGGTPSRGPARPLNGGG
- a CDS encoding integrase family protein; the protein is MSSALTKRIVLRAEPRDRPCEVRDAQVRGLILRVQPSGHKAWIVTWAHGKRRTLGSVEHLTLDQARDQARQAVAEYVQSGLPALAKSKPTSCTLETLLNEHFEPWAIAELKGGRQYPDRIRSVFPWLLRRQIIEIDVPTMERWWRGRVTGPDAVTKATAARDFACLRSALSRAVEWKLIETNPLMGMRQRSAASRKVVRFLSPDEEAMLRASLAARDLAGVEGRANANAARRKYRQAVLPDLPMDGYVDHLTPVVLTAINTGMRRGELLSMTWADINWEAKMLTIRAENAKSGRQRHIPLNVEAMEVLQRWARQAGERRAGKVFDVTDIKKGWGNLIADARIEEFRSIAIGMRTAIRTSSQIRMDVQSLVTRIDVLVR
- a CDS encoding immunity 53 family protein, with the protein product MDTAIALLQKWYSNHCDEDWEHSYGIKIDTLDNPGWILTVDLVDTELSEYSLPRTRIDRSEVDWIQSEISDGRYIACGGVLNLEEIVLQFLNFAEGPRVDSQDARTDGVGQ
- a CDS encoding RHS repeat-associated core domain-containing protein; translated protein: MSTRFRGFEDRIRKLGALGAWLCCVLLLGLGVSPAAIAQTTVTYIHTDALGSVVAESDANGNVAKRYDYEPYGAVVGGQVTDGPGYTGHVSDSATGLSYMQQRYMDPQLGVFLSGVKLFS
- a CDS encoding DUF7668 domain-containing protein, giving the protein MNETTIAKDGENETAVPQAWRPTLAAIVDALIQGGEPSLPQVTLQAPDVWASALENIRAYGAHLKRLPDESWNSSVCIWYGDFWNVLVDLYTEEEGRSDLVLQAHVYEVGDGYRYEVILVCVP